In Gulosibacter molinativorax, a single window of DNA contains:
- a CDS encoding amidohydrolase, with protein sequence MTNSTTIYTGKIWTGATDDSLIEAFAVRDGKILATGSVSEVTESAGADHEVVEIQDGIVMPGLIDGHLHLSLGGTQLAHELPLDPVDDADAILAKVSAWAERLQPGEWVIGGIIGSGTLPSLNNVGFLEKLDTASAGHPVLLRDDTMHNRQINSAAFEAMGVTADTPNPEGGTYVRDERGRLTGALWELAGSVAEGVAAASHQDPKGRQMVALQTALDRLASLGITTVQDAATMLPHFEGLAALDAAGELRMRVIASMPIRPFIEAGTVGEDLFAAGKAFESVHVKPRFAKFVLDGVPTTLTTALLQPYKCVHGNTDPEFRGELYWTLDDLVASLRRCAELGLGAKLHATGDASVRQALDAAEIVRADANGGPAMQIAHMSFISPEDLGRFAELNVAADACPFMWFPSPLTDGVGEFVSDDTMASIWPFKDLLETGAVVAGGSDWPVGLPVLNPWLGIEGMVTRKGAVEDGDDRSVNIDQAITLPQALAAFTRESAKALGISAETGTIEPGKSADFIALEQNVFEVPIEDVHHTTVAKRWVAGVSTND encoded by the coding sequence ATGACGAACTCGACCACGATCTACACCGGCAAAATCTGGACCGGCGCTACCGACGACAGCTTGATCGAGGCGTTCGCGGTGCGGGACGGCAAGATTCTCGCGACCGGAAGCGTCTCAGAGGTCACCGAATCGGCCGGGGCAGATCACGAGGTGGTCGAGATCCAGGACGGGATCGTCATGCCCGGTCTCATCGATGGTCACCTCCACCTAAGCCTCGGCGGCACGCAGCTCGCGCACGAGCTGCCTCTCGACCCGGTCGATGACGCCGACGCCATCCTCGCCAAGGTCTCGGCGTGGGCTGAACGGCTCCAGCCCGGCGAGTGGGTCATCGGCGGCATCATAGGTAGCGGCACGCTCCCAAGCCTGAACAACGTGGGATTCCTCGAGAAGCTGGATACCGCATCCGCCGGCCACCCCGTGCTGCTGCGCGACGACACGATGCACAACCGCCAGATCAACTCGGCGGCGTTCGAGGCGATGGGCGTTACCGCCGACACGCCCAATCCCGAGGGCGGCACCTACGTCCGTGATGAGCGGGGGCGCCTGACCGGCGCGTTGTGGGAGCTCGCTGGCTCGGTCGCCGAGGGCGTCGCCGCCGCCTCGCACCAGGATCCGAAGGGCCGCCAGATGGTTGCGCTGCAGACGGCGCTCGACCGACTCGCGTCGCTCGGCATCACCACGGTGCAGGATGCGGCGACCATGCTCCCGCATTTCGAGGGGCTCGCGGCGCTCGACGCGGCCGGAGAGCTGCGGATGCGTGTGATCGCGTCGATGCCGATCCGTCCCTTCATCGAAGCGGGCACGGTCGGCGAGGATTTGTTTGCTGCGGGCAAGGCATTCGAGAGCGTGCACGTCAAGCCGCGCTTTGCGAAGTTCGTGCTCGACGGCGTGCCGACCACGCTCACCACGGCGCTCCTCCAGCCCTACAAGTGCGTGCACGGCAACACCGACCCGGAGTTCCGCGGCGAGCTCTACTGGACGCTCGACGATCTCGTCGCGTCGCTCCGCCGCTGCGCCGAGCTCGGACTCGGTGCGAAGCTGCACGCGACCGGTGATGCTTCGGTCCGACAGGCGCTGGATGCGGCGGAGATCGTCCGCGCGGATGCAAACGGCGGCCCTGCGATGCAGATCGCGCACATGTCGTTCATCTCGCCCGAAGACCTCGGCCGCTTTGCCGAACTGAATGTCGCCGCGGACGCGTGCCCGTTCATGTGGTTCCCGAGCCCGCTAACGGATGGCGTCGGCGAATTCGTGTCCGACGACACGATGGCAAGCATTTGGCCGTTTAAGGATCTGCTTGAGACCGGCGCGGTCGTCGCGGGCGGCTCGGACTGGCCGGTTGGTCTCCCCGTCCTCAACCCTTGGCTCGGCATCGAGGGCATGGTGACGCGTAAGGGCGCGGTCGAGGACGGCGACGACCGCAGCGTAAACATCGACCAGGCAATCACACTCCCCCAGGCCCTCGCCGCGTTCACCCGCGAGTCGGCGAAGGCCCTGGGCATTTCGGCGGAAACCGGCACGATCGAGCCGGGCAAGTCTGCCGACTTCATTGCGCTCGAACAAAACGTGTTCGAGGTACCGATCGAGGATGTTCACCACACTACGGTCGCAAAGCGCTGGGTCGCGGGAGTATCCACGAACGACTAG
- a CDS encoding TetR/AcrR family transcriptional regulator, translating into MRKTVDHDERRAEIVRATWQIIARRGMAGATMRQIASEAGYANGALKPYFPTKADLLLATYEYVFQRTNERTDALVGQLRGYDALNAVCREILPLDDNRFDEARVVIAFWGEAITDETAKRVHERSMVKWKESMLGVCAEIDPSRSWESEVDALLTFVTGAQVSAVLMPSVNGSRESLEAQLKAELSVFVAG; encoded by the coding sequence GTGCGGAAGACGGTCGATCATGATGAGCGTCGCGCAGAAATCGTGCGAGCGACGTGGCAGATCATCGCGCGTCGGGGGATGGCTGGTGCGACGATGCGCCAGATCGCGAGTGAGGCGGGGTACGCGAACGGGGCGCTCAAACCCTATTTTCCAACGAAGGCTGACTTGCTCCTCGCAACCTATGAATACGTGTTCCAGCGCACGAATGAGCGCACGGACGCGTTGGTCGGGCAGCTGCGAGGATATGACGCGCTCAACGCGGTGTGCCGCGAGATCCTGCCGCTCGACGATAATCGGTTCGACGAGGCCCGCGTCGTAATTGCATTCTGGGGCGAGGCGATCACGGATGAGACAGCGAAGCGCGTGCATGAGCGATCGATGGTGAAGTGGAAAGAGTCGATGCTCGGCGTATGTGCCGAGATTGATCCCAGTCGATCGTGGGAGTCCGAGGTGGATGCGCTGCTCACCTTCGTGACGGGCGCGCAGGTTTCGGCAGTACTGATGCCTTCGGTGAACGGCAGCCGAGAGTCGCTCGAAGCGCAGCTCAAGGCGGAACTCAGCGTCTTCGTGGCTGGCTAG
- a CDS encoding IclR family transcriptional regulator: protein MKQPIRTLANSDDIIALLAHEGDLSPAQIAEQLDLPRPTVYRLLDGLSSIDFTEPVRDSKTRLSLRWLRMADAAREAMREWRGADQVLTDLVERTGQTAYITVPRDGEAVCVAWEQGNTIGVVETKPGRSLSMHAGAAGRVVLAYGTDLEGYLESNPKRQRFNDRTLLTDDELRADVELTRQRGYAISEGDITDGITAIAVPVRGSKGKIAGSLTVSGLDEHFAGREDAILEVLQDAAARLGNLAQVSN, encoded by the coding sequence GTGAAACAGCCGATTCGCACGCTCGCGAACTCCGACGACATCATCGCGTTGCTCGCACACGAGGGGGACCTCTCGCCGGCCCAAATCGCGGAACAACTCGACCTTCCGAGGCCGACCGTCTACCGGCTTCTTGATGGGCTGAGCTCGATCGACTTCACCGAGCCGGTACGCGATTCGAAGACGCGGCTGAGCCTGCGCTGGCTGCGTATGGCGGATGCGGCCCGCGAGGCGATGCGGGAGTGGCGCGGCGCGGATCAGGTGCTGACCGATCTCGTCGAGCGGACCGGGCAGACCGCCTACATCACGGTGCCGCGCGATGGCGAGGCCGTGTGCGTCGCGTGGGAACAGGGAAACACGATCGGCGTGGTGGAGACAAAACCGGGGCGGAGCTTGTCGATGCACGCGGGGGCCGCGGGGCGCGTCGTGCTCGCGTACGGCACAGACCTCGAGGGCTACCTCGAAAGCAACCCGAAACGACAGCGCTTCAATGACCGCACGCTGCTCACCGACGACGAGCTTCGCGCCGACGTCGAGCTGACCAGGCAGCGCGGCTATGCAATCTCGGAGGGCGATATTACCGACGGGATTACGGCGATCGCCGTTCCGGTTCGGGGCTCGAAAGGCAAAATCGCAGGTTCGCTCACCGTCTCGGGGCTGGACGAGCACTTCGCCGGTCGCGAAGACGCGATCCTCGAGGTGTTGCAGGATGCGGCGGCGCGACTTGGTAACCTCGCGCAGGTTTCGAATTAA
- a CDS encoding IclR family transcriptional regulator, whose translation MTVENDASGITILRKAESVMTLLEKVGEASATEIAAAVHEPVSSTYRLLGSLSALGWVDQTATRGRYRLGLHILRIGALLEDRLDVRRAILPVLESVRDRTRNTAFLCFRRGDNAVCVERLGGRDVQDLAMRVGDSYPLYRGAAPRAILSFLPEADREELLARATELRKQGERVPDPGIMRDQIGMAREAGFTVSDADVTPGIMAFGAPIYNHRGDLAGAISLSGLRERILAPESNTADEVLEAARRSSEALGYPAAKEAVA comes from the coding sequence ATGACCGTTGAGAACGATGCGTCAGGAATCACGATTCTCCGCAAGGCGGAGTCCGTGATGACCCTGCTCGAAAAGGTTGGTGAGGCAAGCGCGACGGAGATCGCGGCGGCCGTTCACGAACCGGTGAGTTCAACGTATCGGCTGCTCGGTTCGCTTTCCGCGCTGGGCTGGGTTGACCAGACCGCGACGCGAGGTCGATACCGACTCGGGTTGCACATCCTGCGTATCGGCGCACTGCTCGAAGACCGACTCGACGTGCGCCGTGCGATCCTGCCTGTCCTCGAGTCGGTACGAGATCGCACCCGGAATACCGCATTCCTGTGTTTCCGACGCGGCGACAACGCGGTGTGCGTCGAGCGTCTCGGCGGTCGGGATGTGCAGGACCTCGCGATGCGAGTCGGCGATTCCTATCCGCTGTACCGCGGTGCTGCACCGCGCGCGATCCTTTCGTTCCTGCCGGAGGCTGATCGAGAGGAGCTGCTCGCTCGGGCTACGGAGCTTCGTAAGCAAGGGGAGCGGGTGCCTGACCCCGGCATCATGCGCGATCAGATCGGCATGGCCCGCGAGGCAGGCTTCACCGTGTCGGATGCGGACGTCACCCCGGGAATCATGGCCTTCGGCGCCCCGATTTACAACCATCGTGGGGATCTTGCAGGGGCGATTTCCCTCAGCGGGCTGCGTGAGCGCATCCTCGCCCCTGAGAGCAATACCGCCGACGAGGTGCTCGAAGCGGCCCGCCGCTCCAGCGAAGCACTGGGCTACCCGGCCGCGAAGGAGGCCGTGGCGTGA
- a CDS encoding MBL fold metallo-hydrolase — translation MLFERIYDEDLAQAGYFIGCQANGEAVVIDARRDITDYLELAKKNGMKIVAVTETHIHADYLSGTRELANATGAEIYVSGEGEDDWQYGFDATRLYDGDAITIGNITVQARHTPGHTPEHLAFLVTDGAFADQPGYMVSGDFVFAGDLGRPDLLDEAAGGVDTRFGGAHQLFASLRDVFLKLPDHVQVHPGHGSGSACGKALGSVPSTTVGYERMFSWWAKYLANNDEQGFVDELLEGQPDAHAYFGRMKRQNKEGPAVLGQVTPIAELPQDEVIRLVESGDAIIVDTRNNREVHEGTVEGSLNIPGPAKAATYGGWAVDPERNINSLILYVKDAEKAQEIRDHLMRVGIDNVIGYTTSIEGLPTMKPKTIAPAELEAFDAALLLDVRNKTEYADGHIPGAKQLSGGRVLWHQDELPREGTIVSYCQSGVRNSVAASALRREGFDVVELEGSYNGWTAFENERETVAS, via the coding sequence ATGCTCTTCGAACGTATCTATGACGAAGACCTGGCCCAGGCTGGCTATTTCATCGGCTGCCAGGCAAACGGCGAGGCCGTCGTGATCGACGCGCGCCGCGACATCACCGACTACCTCGAGCTCGCCAAGAAGAACGGCATGAAGATCGTGGCCGTCACTGAGACCCACATCCACGCCGACTATCTCTCGGGTACTCGGGAACTCGCGAACGCCACCGGCGCCGAGATCTATGTCTCGGGCGAAGGCGAAGACGACTGGCAGTACGGCTTCGACGCCACCCGCCTCTACGACGGCGACGCGATCACGATCGGCAACATCACCGTCCAGGCTCGCCACACCCCCGGCCACACGCCCGAGCACCTCGCGTTCCTCGTGACCGATGGCGCGTTCGCCGACCAGCCCGGCTACATGGTCTCCGGTGACTTCGTGTTCGCTGGCGACCTCGGCCGCCCGGACCTCCTCGACGAGGCCGCCGGTGGCGTCGACACCCGTTTCGGCGGCGCACACCAGCTCTTTGCGAGCCTGCGCGATGTCTTCCTGAAGCTCCCCGACCACGTGCAGGTGCACCCCGGCCACGGTTCGGGCAGTGCGTGCGGTAAGGCACTCGGCTCAGTACCGTCGACCACTGTCGGCTACGAGCGGATGTTCTCGTGGTGGGCCAAGTACCTCGCGAACAACGACGAGCAGGGCTTCGTTGACGAGCTGCTCGAGGGCCAGCCGGATGCGCACGCCTACTTTGGACGCATGAAGCGTCAGAACAAGGAAGGCCCGGCCGTCCTCGGCCAGGTCACCCCCATCGCTGAGCTGCCGCAGGATGAGGTCATTCGTCTCGTCGAGTCGGGCGACGCCATCATCGTCGACACCCGAAACAACCGCGAGGTTCACGAGGGTACGGTCGAAGGTTCGCTCAACATCCCGGGGCCTGCCAAGGCCGCGACCTACGGTGGCTGGGCCGTAGACCCCGAGCGGAATATCAACTCGCTCATCCTCTACGTGAAGGATGCGGAGAAGGCGCAGGAGATCCGCGATCACCTGATGCGAGTCGGTATCGACAATGTCATTGGCTACACCACCTCGATCGAGGGCCTCCCCACGATGAAGCCGAAGACGATTGCACCGGCCGAACTCGAGGCCTTCGACGCCGCACTCCTGCTCGATGTTCGGAACAAGACCGAATACGCCGACGGGCACATCCCGGGCGCAAAGCAGCTCAGTGGCGGGCGTGTCCTGTGGCATCAGGACGAGCTGCCGCGCGAGGGCACGATCGTCTCCTACTGCCAGTCCGGAGTCCGGAACTCCGTTGCCGCGAGCGCACTGCGCCGCGAGGGGTTCGACGTCGTCGAGCTCGAGGGCAGCT